From the Hevea brasiliensis isolate MT/VB/25A 57/8 chromosome 15, ASM3005281v1, whole genome shotgun sequence genome, one window contains:
- the LOC110657785 gene encoding protein FANTASTIC FOUR 3 — MSTIVCQGLQSCLESQLVESRTLRLRLSSPKPHFSQSLGLALKPFSLDSNTKELGDRLHDEDKHISSIPNPDMGGWSFLQALSNASQCSKESMEKENTYVHPLIKRYPPTLSEKSLELCTENLGSESGTDSFEKSIFSLSSFESEAGNSPTKEQQKPRQLLGARKANSRSFPPPLTTMSGSESLRVRPHREDGRLIIKAVRAPSTHAYFQAERSHGRLRLCFVKDSASNFDSIEAASAEENEAITEAKNDKDEIENDVNQDEREDMEEEDEEEEEEEEEDDFEEQVEEGNEASTGKEKENSGYIEKEVEGNHLNVGAEMGMEELQRPSRCKEGELENKGLLNWEPFWVAIS, encoded by the coding sequence ATGTCAACTATAGTTTGCCAAGGTTTGCAGTCTTGTCTTGAGTCTCAACTTGTAGAGTCAAGGACACTGAGGCTCAGATTATCTTCACCAAAACCCCACTTCTCTCAATCCCTTGGATTAGCCTTAAAACCTTTTTCCTTGGACTCCAACACTAAGGAACTCGGCGACAGACTCCACGATGAAGATAAGCATATATCTTCAATCCCAAATCCTGATATGGGTGGGTGGAGCTTCCTTCAGGCTCTATCCAACGCCTCTCAGTGTTCTAAAGAATCAATGGAGAAAGAGAATACATATGTACATCCTCTAATTAAGCGTTACCCCCCAACACTTAGCGAGAAGAGCCTGGAATTATGTACTGAGAACTTAGGTAGCGAATCTGGCACTGATTCTTTCGAGAAGAGCATTTTCTCACTGTCTTCATTCGAGTCAGAAGCAGGAAATTCACCAACAAAGGAGCAACAAAAGCCTCGTCAACTTTTGGGAGCTAGGAAAGCGAATTCTCGTAGTTTTCCACCTCCCTTGACAACGATGAGTGGATCGGAATCCCTTCGAGTTAGGCCCCATCGAGAAGATGGGAGGTTGATAATCAAGGCCGTCAGGGCCCCATCAACCCATGCTTATTTTCAAGCTGAGAGAAGCCATGGCCGCCTTCGATTGTGTTTTGTCAAAGATTCTGCTTCAAATTTTGACTCTATAGAGGCAGCCTCCGCAGAAGAAAATGAAGCAATCACTGAAGCCAAGAATGACAAAGATGAGATTGAAAATGACGTGAATCAGGATGAAAGGGAAGAcatggaagaagaagatgaagaagaagaggaggaggaaGAGGAGGATGATTTTGAAGAACAAGTAGAGGAAGGAAATGAGGCATCCACtggaaaagagaaagaaaatagTGGGTACATTGAAAAAGAGGTGGAAGGAAATCATTTGAATGTTGGGGCTGAAATGGGAATGGAAGAGTTACAAAGACCAAGCAGATGCAAAGAAGGTGAACTAGAGAACAAGGGATTGTTAAATTGGGAACCTTTTTGGGTGGCTATATCCTAA